One region of Turicibacter bilis genomic DNA includes:
- a CDS encoding DUF1622 domain-containing protein, whose amino-acid sequence MFMLKNFVDEILPIIIGILETMGIFIITLGAFRAFYHYMKTLIFKDHYPVKHQFANSMATGLEFKLAAEILKTVLIQSLSELLILGSIFLLRVVMTIVIEWEMKEDAKQKNIHSGRT is encoded by the coding sequence ATGTTTATGCTTAAAAACTTTGTTGATGAGATTCTCCCGATAATTATTGGAATTCTAGAAACTATGGGTATTTTTATTATTACACTTGGTGCATTTCGCGCCTTCTATCATTATATGAAGACTTTAATCTTTAAAGATCACTATCCAGTCAAACATCAATTTGCTAATTCAATGGCGACCGGACTGGAATTTAAGTTAGCTGCTGAAATTTTAAAAACTGTTCTTATTCAAAGTTTAAGCGAGCTGCTTATTTTAGGATCTATCTTTTTACTTCGTGTTGTAATGACTATCGTCATCGAATGGGAAATGAAAGAAGATGCGAAACAAAAAAATATCCATTCCGGGCGAACATAA
- the radC gene encoding RadC family protein yields MESFMIRDLPFEERPRERLLSEGATFLSNAELLAILLRTGSRGQSALGLAQMILQQTQGLKLLNEITVEELMSIHGIGESKAIQILASIELGKRIAKAKHVKLDSILSPSDCVSFLSAEMKHLTQEHFVVLFLDTKNYIIGKKTIFIGSLNKAIVHPREVFKEAIKRSSASVICAHNHPSGDPTPSQQDIQLTHRLYEAGELIGIKLLDHLIIGDEQFTSLKEKGYL; encoded by the coding sequence ATGGAATCTTTTATGATTCGTGATTTACCTTTTGAAGAACGACCACGAGAGCGGCTATTATCAGAAGGTGCGACTTTTTTATCGAATGCAGAATTATTAGCGATTTTACTGCGGACAGGGAGTAGAGGTCAATCAGCACTTGGACTAGCACAGATGATTTTACAACAAACACAAGGTTTAAAATTACTGAATGAAATTACGGTCGAAGAATTAATGAGTATCCATGGAATCGGTGAAAGCAAGGCAATTCAGATTTTAGCGAGTATTGAACTGGGCAAACGAATTGCAAAAGCGAAGCATGTGAAACTAGATTCTATTTTATCACCTAGTGATTGTGTCTCCTTTTTATCGGCAGAGATGAAGCATTTAACGCAAGAGCATTTTGTGGTATTATTCTTAGATACGAAAAATTATATTATTGGGAAAAAGACGATTTTTATCGGTTCACTTAATAAAGCGATCGTTCATCCGCGAGAAGTTTTTAAAGAAGCGATTAAACGATCATCGGCATCGGTGATTTGTGCGCATAATCATCCCAGTGGGGATCCAACTCCTTCCCAGCAAGATATTCAATTGACACATCGATTGTATGAAGCTGGGGAGTTAATCGGGATTAAACTACTTGATCACTTGATTATAGGTGATGAGCAGTTTACAAGTTTAAAAGAAAAAGGGTATCTATAA
- a CDS encoding bifunctional folylpolyglutamate synthase/dihydrofolate synthase: MFRSGKEVIEWVSEQLRFGIRPGLERMQAALDRLDNPHLKIQTIHIAGTNGKGSTVTYLRSVLQDAGYQVGTFTSPYIETFNERISLNGIPISDDDLAWCANVIKPVVEEINKTNIGPFTEFEIITLISFIYFKHHQVDVVLYEVGLGGRFDATNVISPIVCGITNIGHDHEAILGDTLMKIAHEKLGIVKQGIPLVTTEENLEVLTEFKIIASEKKSQLIEALEVYKPANIHLTPEGVKFDWPQLKDVELTMKGAHQIKNATLAYAILQYLKQKRIFNISDVNIYRGMKQAFWKGRFEVIHEQPAIILDGAHNLEGMTQLCETLKNLYPTNRRLFMVSILKDKDYTQMFDVLDETADHVYFTTFDFPRAQSAKEQYEVFNRPHSSYEEDFHELIDYLLGELEDEDCLVITGSLYFISDVRKSLMK, translated from the coding sequence ATGTTTAGAAGTGGAAAAGAAGTTATCGAATGGGTATCAGAACAATTGCGATTTGGAATTCGTCCAGGACTTGAACGCATGCAGGCAGCGCTTGACCGTCTAGATAACCCACATTTAAAAATACAAACGATTCATATTGCGGGGACAAATGGGAAAGGATCGACGGTCACGTATTTACGTTCTGTGTTACAAGATGCGGGCTATCAGGTAGGGACTTTTACTTCTCCTTATATTGAAACATTTAATGAACGAATCTCATTAAATGGAATACCAATTAGTGATGATGACCTAGCTTGGTGTGCGAATGTCATTAAGCCAGTAGTAGAAGAAATTAATAAAACTAATATTGGACCATTTACAGAGTTTGAAATTATTACATTAATTTCATTTATTTATTTTAAACACCACCAAGTCGATGTCGTGCTCTATGAAGTAGGGCTAGGTGGACGTTTTGATGCAACAAATGTTATTTCACCAATCGTTTGTGGAATTACGAATATTGGTCATGATCATGAAGCGATTTTAGGAGATACATTAATGAAAATTGCTCATGAAAAACTAGGAATTGTGAAGCAAGGGATTCCACTGGTTACTACAGAAGAAAATTTAGAAGTATTAACAGAATTTAAGATAATTGCATCAGAAAAAAAGAGTCAGCTGATCGAAGCACTCGAAGTTTATAAACCAGCGAATATTCATTTAACTCCAGAAGGGGTTAAGTTTGATTGGCCTCAGTTAAAAGATGTGGAGCTAACGATGAAAGGGGCTCATCAAATTAAAAATGCAACACTTGCATACGCCATCTTACAATATTTAAAACAAAAAAGGATTTTCAACATTTCTGATGTAAATATATATAGGGGGATGAAACAAGCGTTTTGGAAAGGAAGATTTGAAGTTATTCATGAACAACCAGCAATTATTTTAGATGGAGCGCACAACTTAGAAGGGATGACACAATTGTGTGAGACACTTAAAAATCTTTACCCAACCAATCGTCGCCTGTTTATGGTAAGTATTTTAAAAGATAAAGATTACACGCAAATGTTTGATGTCTTAGATGAAACAGCTGATCACGTGTACTTCACTACGTTTGATTTTCCACGTGCGCAATCTGCAAAAGAGCAGTATGAGGTGTTTAATCGACCTCATTCATCGTATGAGGAAGACTTCCATGAACTGATTGATTATTTATTAGGTGAACTGGAGGACGAGGATTGTCTGGTGATTACTGGATCACTTTACTTTATCTCAGATGTACGAAAATCATTAATGAAGTGA
- a CDS encoding SPOR domain-containing protein: protein MKKKKFKKFKLKINFKTIQPLILLTLIFTMLGLSFGKLLDNFLVPTQGPTATVGGPNDQPQELEKSKDVEAEEGQSDASESTTAENEIYVMQLGVYETYDNVLSLAGELKQLGYNYGILKVDGKYSVFSHVSGTKESLAPVQEALKEKQINCFIKAVEVSTDDLKWNYFLQAVKQKPFEMTGDFIQTFTDDEMHIWGYYVTLSTASFDALSTERQKMLLEIYQWLNG from the coding sequence ATGAAAAAGAAGAAATTTAAGAAGTTTAAATTGAAAATTAATTTTAAAACAATTCAGCCATTAATTTTATTAACTTTAATTTTTACGATGTTAGGATTATCCTTTGGAAAATTATTAGATAACTTTTTAGTGCCGACACAAGGACCTACAGCAACAGTAGGGGGACCAAATGATCAACCTCAAGAGCTAGAAAAGTCCAAAGATGTAGAAGCTGAAGAGGGGCAATCTGATGCATCTGAAAGCACGACGGCTGAAAACGAAATCTATGTAATGCAACTTGGGGTTTATGAAACATACGATAATGTTTTAAGTTTAGCGGGAGAGTTAAAGCAATTGGGTTATAATTATGGAATTTTAAAAGTTGATGGAAAGTACTCCGTGTTTTCTCATGTTTCGGGTACTAAAGAAAGTTTGGCTCCAGTTCAAGAAGCGCTGAAAGAGAAGCAAATTAATTGCTTTATCAAAGCGGTGGAAGTTTCAACAGATGATTTAAAGTGGAATTACTTTTTACAAGCTGTGAAACAGAAACCATTTGAGATGACTGGAGATTTTATTCAAACATTCACGGATGATGAAATGCATATATGGGGATATTATGTCACACTTTCAACAGCCTCTTTTGATGCGCTCTCAACGGAGCGTCAGAAAATGTTGCTTGAAATTTATCAATGGTTAAATGGATAA
- a CDS encoding metalloprotease encodes MRKNRLKFDYSFYAMTLLAIILGYLNEYFIFALTIIVHECGHLMMAFFYKWELEELKFFAFGGIMEFKGELNKSNIEDFIVSSGGVLFNFVTLIILILMREKMSAFVNMTLYDYAIWAQLFVIIFNLIPLPPLDGSRLINAILCCFFPYKTVLHIIRWLNIGLITIFIAITILYDIRQLFIIVSFLTYSTLRYNKHIYFLFQRFLLQKKMYINVDLPRKIVKVRNDSLEDNIYRGYLNLFQVKNRLHDEIKWLKLKYEENPSLIVDAQIKTD; translated from the coding sequence ATGCGTAAAAACCGATTAAAGTTTGATTACTCTTTTTATGCAATGACCCTCTTAGCTATTATACTTGGCTATTTAAATGAATATTTTATCTTTGCTTTAACGATCATAGTTCATGAATGTGGTCATCTTATGATGGCCTTTTTTTATAAATGGGAACTCGAAGAACTCAAATTTTTCGCCTTCGGTGGAATTATGGAGTTCAAAGGAGAGTTGAATAAATCAAATATTGAAGATTTTATTGTTAGTAGTGGAGGTGTGTTGTTTAATTTCGTCACCCTCATTATTTTAATCTTAATGCGAGAGAAAATGAGTGCTTTTGTTAATATGACTTTATATGATTACGCCATATGGGCTCAGCTATTTGTCATTATATTCAATCTCATTCCGCTGCCACCACTTGATGGCAGTCGGTTAATTAATGCTATTTTATGTTGTTTTTTTCCATACAAAACTGTTTTACACATCATTAGATGGTTAAATATAGGATTAATCACTATTTTTATAGCTATAACAATTTTATACGATATTCGACAATTATTTATCATTGTGAGTTTTTTAACATATTCGACATTAAGATATAATAAGCACATTTATTTTCTTTTTCAACGCTTTCTTTTACAGAAGAAAATGTATATAAATGTTGATTTACCAAGAAAAATCGTAAAAGTTAGGAATGATTCTTTAGAAGATAATATCTATCGAGGTTATTTAAATTTATTTCAAGTCAAAAATCGGCTGCATGATGAGATAAAATGGTTAAAGTTAAAATATGAAGAAAATCCATCTCTAATTGTTGACGCTCAAATTAAAACTGACTAA
- a CDS encoding PASTA domain-containing protein — protein sequence MGKKKKRKKYRLNARFYCWIFGLSIAIALVINAKSTLKLNTIPNFHGWPADEVMKYDESHENISIIYELAYSYDVLQNCVMEQSIKPRTKIGDDPLILTLQVSKGFPVMEDFTGKTLMELKEFADLYDLKIESQAEEGIIETQSVLAGELLTKGMAVSVTIKTE from the coding sequence ATGGGCAAAAAAAAGAAACGAAAAAAGTATCGATTAAATGCTAGATTTTATTGTTGGATTTTTGGATTATCGATTGCAATTGCCTTAGTCATAAACGCTAAATCAACACTTAAATTGAATACGATTCCAAATTTTCATGGGTGGCCAGCAGATGAAGTGATGAAATATGATGAATCACATGAGAATATTTCAATTATTTATGAATTAGCTTATTCATATGATGTCTTACAAAACTGTGTCATGGAACAATCTATTAAACCAAGAACAAAAATTGGTGATGATCCACTAATTTTAACACTACAAGTGTCAAAAGGATTTCCGGTAATGGAGGATTTTACTGGAAAGACTTTGATGGAATTAAAAGAATTCGCAGATTTATATGATTTAAAGATTGAATCTCAAGCGGAAGAAGGGATCATTGAGACACAATCCGTTTTAGCGGGTGAGTTGTTAACAAAGGGAATGGCAGTGTCCGTCACCATTAAAACAGAATAA
- the mreD gene encoding rod shape-determining protein MreD — MSRLIITFVTCFVLDNLLVIFLPIQPIVGHYMIIPNVFLICLALFTFYDKGIRPIIFACIFGLLYDICYTDLIGLYTCLFPIITFILLRFISQTMPVNLLSMMALVMGVVVFEEWFVYFIVNTMKTTNMSVMIFIKFILIPTAIFNTLITIPLYPILKSQFRKYQRQFLNEF; from the coding sequence ATGAGTAGATTAATTATTACTTTTGTAACTTGCTTTGTGTTAGATAATCTATTAGTCATTTTCTTACCGATTCAACCGATAGTTGGTCATTATATGATTATTCCAAATGTTTTTTTAATTTGCTTAGCCTTATTTACTTTTTATGATAAAGGGATTCGCCCCATTATTTTTGCCTGCATTTTTGGCTTACTCTATGATATTTGTTATACTGATTTAATTGGACTATATACGTGCCTGTTTCCGATTATTACATTCATTTTATTACGATTTATCTCGCAAACGATGCCAGTTAATTTATTATCTATGATGGCATTAGTGATGGGAGTGGTTGTTTTTGAGGAGTGGTTTGTCTATTTTATCGTCAATACGATGAAGACCACGAATATGTCAGTCATGATATTTATTAAATTTATTTTAATTCCAACTGCGATTTTTAATACTTTAATCACGATCCCGCTATATCCTATTTTAAAGTCACAGTTTAGAAAATATCAGCGACAGTTTTTAAACGAGTTTTAA
- a CDS encoding response regulator: MTDDFSVLVVDDNEINLMLMEDILDVMEIKKVKTIDSGIQAVQEIEENPNYDVVVMDICMPGMDGYEASKKLRHLGYRGRIVALTANLLSKEDPKFQEAMMDDILLKPIDLNTIKKVLCYS, from the coding sequence ATGACAGATGATTTTTCCGTATTAGTAGTAGATGATAATGAAATTAACCTGATGTTAATGGAAGATATATTAGATGTAATGGAGATTAAAAAAGTTAAAACAATCGATAGTGGAATACAAGCTGTTCAAGAAATCGAAGAAAATCCTAACTATGATGTCGTCGTCATGGATATTTGTATGCCGGGAATGGACGGTTATGAAGCATCAAAGAAATTACGACATCTAGGATATCGAGGCCGAATTGTTGCCTTAACAGCTAATCTATTATCAAAAGAAGATCCAAAATTTCAAGAAGCAATGATGGATGACATCTTATTAAAGCCAATTGATTTAAATACAAT
- the mreC gene encoding rod shape-determining protein MreC, translating into MKGVNHLKVFGIIVLIFMTLITVGYTMHQETKNSVPERVIKDGMTVVQTGYTGIVEGFKRFVTNINDLFHTYEENKLLKQQMYNYEALEVYTHQLEEQLASLEELQSTGISLTSYETINATTVMRNVDQWHDFIFINKGSKQGIKENMAVLSKEGFLIGKVISTNDLSAKVKLIKNQDFGSKVSAIIDGKEGSIGTVEGYDYTTDELVMTQVSKEVAVEEGDAVITSGLGGVYPRSLLIGYVDRIEVSKDGLTQTLYLKGEKNYDNMDYVIVVAREAVTSNNE; encoded by the coding sequence ATGAAGGGTGTTAACCATTTAAAAGTGTTTGGGATTATCGTATTAATTTTTATGACGTTAATTACAGTCGGTTATACAATGCATCAAGAGACGAAAAATTCAGTTCCTGAACGTGTCATTAAGGATGGAATGACCGTCGTTCAAACGGGCTATACAGGAATTGTTGAAGGATTTAAACGATTCGTAACGAATATCAATGATTTATTCCATACTTATGAAGAAAATAAATTATTAAAGCAACAAATGTACAATTATGAGGCATTAGAAGTTTATACGCATCAATTAGAAGAACAGCTGGCTTCACTAGAAGAATTGCAAAGTACAGGAATTTCTTTAACGAGTTATGAAACGATTAATGCCACAACAGTCATGCGTAACGTTGATCAATGGCATGATTTTATCTTCATTAATAAAGGAAGTAAACAAGGGATTAAAGAGAACATGGCTGTTTTATCTAAAGAGGGTTTCTTAATTGGAAAAGTCATTTCAACCAATGATTTATCAGCTAAAGTGAAATTGATTAAAAATCAAGATTTTGGAAGTAAAGTTTCAGCGATTATTGATGGAAAAGAAGGTTCTATTGGAACGGTTGAAGGTTATGACTACACAACTGATGAATTAGTGATGACACAAGTTTCAAAAGAGGTGGCTGTAGAAGAAGGGGATGCTGTGATTACTAGTGGATTAGGTGGTGTTTATCCGCGTTCATTATTAATTGGATATGTCGATCGCATTGAAGTAAGCAAAGATGGATTAACACAAACACTTTATCTAAAAGGTGAGAAAAACTATGATAATATGGACTACGTCATCGTGGTTGCACGCGAGGCGGTGACATCAAACAATGAGTAG
- a CDS encoding GNAT family N-acetyltransferase codes for MKHLGTCRLDTSRLYLRRFKVSDATMVFENWSSDDEVTQFVAWPTHEDLETTERILVNWEAAYQLLNTYQWAIVDRQSDEVIGSISLFQFHRRGRRHYCELGYCLAKRYWNQGLTTEAAKTVLQFAFEQIGVDGVIAKHDVRNVASGRVMQKLGMTHDKLVRRAVLNGRREWVDCDTYVILKENFDLDG; via the coding sequence ATGAAACATTTAGGAACATGCCGGCTTGATACATCGCGACTTTATTTAAGAAGATTTAAAGTCAGCGATGCAACAATGGTTTTTGAAAATTGGAGTAGTGATGATGAAGTGACTCAGTTTGTTGCATGGCCGACTCATGAAGATTTAGAAACAACCGAGCGAATTTTAGTGAATTGGGAAGCGGCTTATCAACTGTTAAATACGTATCAGTGGGCGATTGTCGATCGTCAAAGTGATGAAGTGATTGGCTCGATTTCTTTGTTTCAATTTCATCGTCGAGGGCGACGTCATTACTGTGAACTTGGGTATTGTCTTGCAAAACGGTATTGGAATCAAGGCTTGACGACTGAAGCAGCTAAAACCGTTCTTCAGTTTGCTTTTGAACAAATTGGAGTTGACGGTGTGATTGCTAAACATGATGTTCGAAACGTTGCCTCTGGCAGAGTGATGCAAAAACTAGGAATGACTCATGATAAATTAGTCAGACGAGCGGTATTAAATGGACGTCGCGAATGGGTGGACTGTGACACGTATGTCATCCTTAAAGAAAACTTTGATTTAGATGGATAG
- the asnB gene encoding asparagine synthase B — MCGFMVYTANDIKVEDFEESFIRISYRGPDFCVIENRERGLWGFHRLSIMGLTKSGNQPFELHGNLVVCNGELYGFKEWREQLKHKYTFYSDSDCEIILPLYETYGLDFFKQLDAEFALVIYDAKKDDFIAGRDPIGIRPLFYGYSKNSHKIMFASEAKALVKLCDEVYPFPPGYYYADGAFTCYYDAAQSSGFYNGSIEEITKEINTRLIEGVRKRLDADVPVGFLLSGGLDSSLVCSIAAKLLNRPIKTFAIGMETDAIDLKYAKEVADYIGSDHTEVIINKDDVINCLEEVIYILETYDITTIRASIGMYLLCKAIREQTDVKVLLTGEISDELFGYKYTDYAPSATAFQEESQKRIRELYMYDVLRADRCISANSIEARVPFGDLAFVDYVMGVNPQLKLNQYNKGKYLLRKAFVGDYLPQSILMREKAAFSDAVGHSLVDILKDYAESQYTDEVFEKKVKNYEGDCVPFTKESLLYREIFDRHFNGHAKWIKDYWMPNKAWEGCNVLDPSARVLANYGDSGK, encoded by the coding sequence ATGTGTGGATTTATGGTTTATACGGCAAATGATATAAAGGTAGAGGATTTTGAAGAAAGCTTTATTCGTATTTCATATCGGGGACCAGATTTTTGTGTTATTGAAAATCGTGAACGAGGACTTTGGGGCTTTCATCGATTATCAATCATGGGCTTAACAAAGTCTGGAAATCAACCGTTTGAACTTCATGGAAATTTAGTCGTTTGTAATGGAGAACTGTACGGGTTTAAAGAATGGAGGGAACAACTAAAACATAAATATACGTTTTACTCAGATAGTGATTGCGAAATTATTTTACCGCTTTATGAAACGTATGGATTAGACTTTTTTAAACAATTAGACGCAGAATTTGCACTTGTGATTTATGATGCAAAAAAAGATGATTTTATTGCTGGACGAGATCCGATTGGCATTCGACCACTCTTTTATGGCTACTCTAAGAATAGTCATAAAATCATGTTTGCTTCTGAAGCGAAGGCATTAGTCAAGTTATGTGATGAAGTTTATCCATTTCCACCGGGATATTACTATGCGGATGGTGCGTTTACATGCTATTATGATGCGGCACAGTCATCAGGGTTTTATAATGGAAGTATCGAAGAGATTACGAAAGAGATTAATACCCGCTTAATTGAAGGTGTTCGTAAGCGATTGGATGCGGATGTTCCTGTTGGATTCTTGTTAAGTGGGGGACTTGATTCCAGTTTAGTTTGTAGTATTGCTGCCAAGTTGTTGAACCGACCGATTAAAACTTTTGCCATTGGTATGGAGACAGACGCAATTGATTTAAAATATGCAAAAGAAGTGGCCGACTACATTGGTTCTGATCATACAGAAGTCATTATTAATAAAGATGATGTGATTAATTGTTTAGAAGAAGTAATTTATATTTTAGAAACTTACGATATCACAACGATTCGTGCTTCAATAGGAATGTATTTATTATGTAAGGCAATTCGAGAACAAACCGATGTTAAAGTGCTATTAACCGGTGAAATCAGTGATGAATTGTTTGGCTATAAATATACAGACTATGCACCAAGTGCAACAGCTTTCCAAGAGGAATCTCAAAAACGAATTCGCGAGCTTTATATGTATGACGTTTTACGAGCTGATCGTTGCATTTCAGCCAATTCCATTGAAGCGCGCGTGCCATTTGGTGATCTAGCCTTCGTTGATTACGTCATGGGCGTGAATCCACAACTCAAATTAAACCAGTATAATAAAGGAAAATATTTGTTACGCAAGGCTTTTGTTGGTGACTATTTACCCCAAAGTATTTTAATGAGAGAAAAGGCTGCTTTTTCAGATGCAGTGGGACATTCCTTAGTCGATATTTTAAAAGATTATGCCGAATCTCAGTATACAGATGAGGTGTTTGAGAAAAAAGTGAAAAATTACGAAGGTGATTGTGTTCCATTTACGAAAGAATCTTTACTTTATCGTGAGATTTTTGATCGGCACTTTAATGGACATGCGAAATGGATTAAAGACTATTGGATGCCGAATAAAGCGTGGGAAGGGTGTAATGTCTTAGATCCGAGTGCCCGAGTCTTAGCTAATTATGGTGATAGTGGAAAATAA
- a CDS encoding peptidase M23, with protein sequence MANHKRNRPPYRSTYSGYQANHSSPYYRRKQQEDESIMFIRRFMRQSMICLCLLMSVLVIQKLPNVPLYESVKSAMMGSFPFAKYEQMYQQYLSNMLPFEFRLPQTDDSTSLVSGTQGTTVDELGNPIEGEGTSTDPIFDVSQAINDAYNNMVLKDYENGVIIQIKQDEEIHSFVPGIVLNVGVDDKISNFMNIQLENEWTLTVGFLENRKVSQYQHIKVGDVLGVGSILDVPGTDFGDEAFYYLSLKDKEGQYQDIAAYLELLMQ encoded by the coding sequence GTGGCCAATCATAAAAGAAATCGTCCACCTTATCGCTCTACCTATAGTGGTTATCAAGCTAACCATTCATCACCTTACTATAGACGAAAACAGCAAGAAGATGAGAGTATCATGTTTATCCGACGTTTTATGCGCCAATCTATGATTTGTTTATGTTTATTGATGAGTGTATTAGTCATTCAAAAACTCCCTAATGTTCCCCTTTATGAGAGTGTAAAGAGTGCAATGATGGGAAGTTTTCCGTTTGCTAAGTATGAACAAATGTATCAACAGTACCTTTCAAATATGTTACCATTTGAGTTTAGATTGCCTCAAACGGATGACTCTACTTCTCTTGTCAGTGGAACACAAGGAACAACAGTTGATGAATTAGGGAATCCGATTGAAGGTGAAGGAACTAGTACGGATCCAATTTTTGATGTCTCACAAGCCATTAACGATGCTTATAATAATATGGTGTTAAAAGATTATGAAAATGGAGTTATTATTCAAATCAAACAAGATGAAGAAATACATAGCTTTGTTCCAGGGATTGTGTTAAATGTGGGGGTAGATGATAAAATTAGTAATTTTATGAATATTCAGTTAGAAAATGAATGGACGCTAACTGTTGGATTTTTAGAGAACCGAAAAGTTAGCCAATATCAGCATATTAAAGTTGGAGATGTCTTAGGTGTCGGTTCTATCCTTGATGTACCAGGAACAGATTTTGGTGATGAGGCTTTTTACTACTTATCTTTAAAAGATAAAGAGGGTCAATACCAAGATATTGCTGCTTACTTAGAATTATTGATGCAATAA